A genomic segment from Microbacterium sp. SORGH_AS_0428 encodes:
- a CDS encoding type II secretion system F family protein yields MTILLGALLGAGILLMLAPRLWPVRAAADRPVSRRSRSAVLLAQAGFAHLPVSVLILASAAGAVLAAALAWLLTQVPAFALLAALAGAAAPVLWLRGRARRLLKVRRGLWPDICDLLIASVRAGFALPDALASLQSSAPTPLRPAFAGFARDLAASGHFETSLDRLKVALSDPVADRILETLRMARQVGGTELVPVLRSLSSAVRADAAVRAEVDARQSWVRGAAVLGLVAPWVILVLLALRPEGSAAYSSPEGVVLIVVGALVSVTAFRMMLAVGRLPEPRRWFG; encoded by the coding sequence ATGACGATCTTGCTCGGGGCACTTCTCGGCGCCGGAATCCTGCTCATGCTCGCACCGCGGTTGTGGCCCGTACGCGCCGCGGCCGATCGCCCGGTGTCGCGGCGATCTCGAAGTGCGGTGCTTCTGGCGCAAGCGGGCTTCGCGCACCTGCCCGTCAGCGTGCTGATTCTCGCCTCCGCCGCCGGCGCGGTTCTCGCCGCCGCCCTCGCCTGGCTGCTGACACAGGTGCCGGCGTTCGCTCTGCTCGCCGCGCTCGCGGGGGCGGCGGCGCCCGTGTTGTGGCTCCGCGGCCGTGCGCGCCGGCTCCTCAAGGTCCGGCGGGGACTCTGGCCCGACATCTGCGACCTGCTCATCGCATCGGTGCGGGCCGGTTTCGCGCTGCCGGATGCTCTCGCCTCGTTGCAGAGTTCGGCGCCGACGCCCCTGCGCCCCGCCTTCGCGGGTTTCGCGCGCGACCTCGCCGCATCCGGTCACTTCGAGACCAGCCTCGATCGCTTGAAGGTGGCGCTGTCCGATCCGGTGGCGGACCGCATCCTGGAGACCTTGCGGATGGCGCGCCAGGTGGGTGGAACCGAGCTGGTGCCCGTCCTGCGGTCATTGTCGAGCGCGGTACGGGCGGATGCGGCGGTGCGCGCCGAAGTGGACGCGCGGCAGTCGTGGGTGCGGGGCGCGGCGGTACTGGGGCTGGTCGCACCGTGGGTGATCCTCGTGCTGCTCGCGCTCCGCCCGGAAGGATCCGCCGCGTACTCGAGCCCCGAGGGCGTCGTGCTGATCGTCGTCGGCGCGCTTGTCTCTGTCACCGCGTTCCGGATGATGCTGGCGGTCGGGCGACTGCCTGAGCCGCGGAGGTGGTTCGGATGA
- a CDS encoding type II secretion system F family protein, with translation MTPAGLTQLALAVLLGGALGAGISLILWATPRWRAVSLGRRIAPYLRDVADPRGLTPLHAPVRDAGEKLVRRLGARVGGAADLEVRLRRAGWGMDAAAFRARQLTWAIVGLVVGAVLVVVLVVAGSFAPAVGVLPLLGAAAGAIGYDLRLGAAVRARAARAAEELPTILEFLALCLAAGESAFDAIRRVSAVGSGEIVTELRRAVLDVGTGSSLSDALASVGRAIDTPAVARSIDQIVAAIDRGAPLAQVLQAQAADAREDAKRVLIEKAGRKEIYMLLPLVFLILPLSVLIAVFPGIVLLRLGLS, from the coding sequence ATGACCCCTGCCGGCCTCACGCAGCTCGCGCTCGCGGTGCTTCTCGGCGGAGCGCTGGGTGCCGGAATCTCCCTGATCCTCTGGGCGACGCCGCGGTGGCGCGCGGTCTCGCTCGGGCGCCGCATCGCACCGTACCTGCGCGACGTCGCCGATCCGCGCGGATTGACGCCGCTCCACGCGCCCGTGCGCGACGCAGGGGAGAAGCTGGTGCGCCGGCTGGGAGCTCGCGTGGGTGGCGCGGCCGATCTCGAGGTACGGCTCCGCCGCGCGGGTTGGGGGATGGATGCGGCTGCCTTCCGCGCGCGCCAGCTCACTTGGGCGATCGTCGGGCTCGTCGTCGGCGCAGTCCTCGTCGTGGTGCTCGTCGTCGCGGGTTCCTTCGCCCCCGCGGTCGGGGTCCTCCCGCTGCTGGGAGCCGCCGCCGGAGCGATCGGCTACGACCTGCGTCTCGGCGCGGCCGTCCGGGCGCGTGCGGCGCGGGCAGCGGAGGAGCTGCCCACCATCCTGGAGTTCCTCGCCCTGTGTCTGGCCGCCGGAGAGAGCGCGTTCGACGCGATCCGACGCGTCTCAGCGGTCGGCTCCGGCGAGATCGTGACGGAGTTGCGCCGCGCGGTGCTGGATGTCGGCACGGGGTCCTCGCTGAGCGACGCACTCGCCTCCGTCGGGCGCGCGATCGACACACCTGCCGTCGCCCGCAGCATCGACCAGATCGTCGCGGCCATCGACCGCGGGGCGCCGCTCGCGCAGGTTCTGCAGGCTCAGGCGGCCGACGCGCGCGAGGACGCCAAGCGCGTGCTCATCGAGAAGGCCGGCCGCAAAGAGATCTACATGCTGTTGCCGCTCGTGTTCCTCATCCTGCCGCTCAGCGTGCTCATCGCTGTGTTCCCCGGCATCGTCCTGCTGAGGCTGGGGTTGTCATGA
- a CDS encoding pilus assembly protein, protein MADRHPLLDDEGSAPVEFVLVGAVLTFLTLAVLQLGFAVYIRNVVHDAAVEGAYHAALADTSLADGVARTEDVVSRVVGDAYPVDVQAAQTERFGYPATEITVRATLPVAGLWGVPEALEVTAHAPSETLD, encoded by the coding sequence ATGGCCGACCGGCATCCGCTGCTCGACGACGAAGGCTCCGCCCCCGTCGAGTTCGTGCTGGTCGGCGCCGTTCTGACCTTCCTCACCCTCGCCGTGTTGCAGCTGGGCTTCGCCGTCTACATCCGCAATGTCGTGCACGATGCCGCGGTCGAGGGGGCGTATCACGCCGCACTCGCCGATACGAGCCTCGCGGATGGGGTCGCGCGCACCGAAGACGTCGTCTCTCGGGTCGTGGGGGATGCCTATCCCGTCGACGTCCAGGCGGCGCAAACCGAGCGCTTCGGCTACCCCGCGACGGAGATCACGGTGCGGGCCACGTTGCCGGTCGCGGGTCTGTGGGGCGTGCCCGAGGCATTGGAGGTGACCGCTCATGCCCCGAGCGAGACTCTCGATTGA
- a CDS encoding TadE family protein, with protein sequence MSAVADDEGNASLEFIVAGLILLAPLVYLMVALGAIQSQALGVEAAARHVARAVSTAANAEDAAARADLVLAAVAEEYGIDPDAVVLRWECAPAGVECPSAGATLLLNVSTDVALPLVPPVLGLDQVASVPVEASAAQKVSRLWGTSQ encoded by the coding sequence GTGTCGGCGGTCGCTGACGACGAGGGGAACGCTTCGCTCGAGTTCATCGTGGCCGGCCTCATCCTGCTCGCACCGCTCGTCTACCTGATGGTCGCGCTCGGAGCGATCCAGTCGCAGGCGCTGGGTGTGGAGGCGGCGGCCCGTCACGTCGCTCGCGCGGTTTCCACCGCGGCGAACGCGGAGGATGCGGCCGCCCGCGCCGACCTGGTTCTGGCGGCGGTCGCGGAGGAGTACGGCATCGATCCGGATGCGGTCGTGTTGCGCTGGGAATGCGCGCCCGCCGGCGTCGAATGCCCGTCCGCGGGCGCGACCCTGCTCCTGAACGTCAGCACGGATGTCGCCCTTCCCCTGGTCCCGCCGGTGCTCGGCCTCGACCAGGTCGCATCCGTTCCGGTCGAGGCGAGCGCTGCGCAGAAAGTGTCGCGGCTCTGGGGGACGAGCCAGTGA
- a CDS encoding pilus assembly protein TadG-related protein yields MTRLRSDDEGSILPLVIGYAVLALAAIFVCVSATSLYLAQKRLDGVADAAALAGADGFTLSVVEGAPRAELSVDGVREQAEALVAFSGDATLVSATTPDGVSAQVTVAGVWHPPLVSMFVPEGVALEATATSRTALR; encoded by the coding sequence GTGACGCGCCTGAGAAGCGACGACGAGGGCAGCATCCTGCCCCTCGTGATCGGTTACGCCGTGCTCGCGCTCGCCGCGATCTTTGTGTGCGTCTCGGCGACGAGCCTGTACCTCGCGCAGAAACGGCTGGACGGTGTGGCGGATGCGGCAGCCCTCGCCGGTGCGGACGGCTTCACGCTGTCGGTCGTCGAGGGTGCTCCGCGCGCCGAGCTGAGTGTGGACGGCGTGCGGGAGCAGGCGGAGGCGCTGGTGGCGTTCTCGGGTGACGCGACGCTCGTGTCGGCGACGACGCCCGACGGCGTCTCGGCGCAGGTGACGGTCGCGGGAGTGTGGCACCCGCCGCTCGTGTCGATGTTCGTTCCGGAGGGCGTCGCGCTCGAGGCGACCGCCACCAGTAGGACGGCGCTGCGGTAG
- a CDS encoding cupin domain-containing protein produces the protein MTPDAPSRAEYWRRALQLEPLPVESGWWAPRSRSDLPVTEGEDTLAAHNSIYYLLDAERPVNYWHRLASDDIHVLIEGGPVEYLLATDAGFIERQVLGTDVDAGEQPMVVCPAGTTKALRLIDPQGYALIGSVVTPGWAPDRVRFVAPMIPDDQRPSWLEPGTIAALTSPDAG, from the coding sequence ATGACGCCCGACGCCCCTTCCCGCGCCGAGTACTGGCGACGCGCGCTACAGCTCGAGCCGCTGCCCGTGGAGTCCGGATGGTGGGCACCGCGCTCCCGCTCCGACCTGCCGGTCACCGAGGGTGAGGACACGCTGGCCGCGCACAACTCGATCTACTACCTGCTCGACGCCGAGCGCCCGGTCAACTACTGGCACCGGCTCGCATCCGACGACATCCATGTGCTGATCGAAGGCGGACCGGTCGAGTATCTCCTGGCGACGGACGCGGGATTCATCGAGCGGCAGGTGCTCGGCACGGATGTGGATGCGGGCGAACAGCCGATGGTGGTGTGCCCCGCCGGCACCACGAAGGCGCTCCGGCTCATCGATCCACAGGGCTACGCGCTGATCGGCAGCGTCGTGACACCGGGGTGGGCACCGGATCGTGTGAGGTTCGTGGCGCCGATGATCCCGGACGACCAACGCCCGTCATGGCTCGAGCCCGGCACGATCGCCGCGCTCACCTCCCCCGACGCGGGCTGA
- a CDS encoding SdpI family protein — protein sequence MTGVIVFPALLLVSAVLTQLAARGILGKNRLAGIRTRSTLRSSAAWTAGHRAAARWAWVGLAASAAASAGALLLSGVTAVVFAVIVVVVFVATIVVSLTAATRAARASAILEG from the coding sequence ATGACCGGCGTGATCGTGTTCCCCGCCCTCCTCCTCGTCTCGGCCGTGCTCACCCAGCTCGCCGCCCGTGGCATATTGGGCAAGAACCGCCTCGCCGGCATCCGCACCCGATCCACGCTGCGCTCGTCCGCCGCCTGGACTGCGGGGCACCGCGCCGCGGCGCGCTGGGCTTGGGTGGGTCTCGCGGCGAGCGCTGCGGCGAGCGCGGGCGCGCTCCTGCTCAGCGGTGTGACAGCCGTCGTGTTCGCCGTCATCGTGGTGGTCGTGTTCGTCGCGACGATCGTCGTGTCGCTGACAGCGGCGACCCGTGCCGCGCGGGCATCTGCCATCCTCGAGGGATGA
- a CDS encoding GntR family transcriptional regulator — MLFRVDHASSVSLSDQIALQVRAGIVSGELTPGERLPAARDLATALHVNMHTVLRAYGRLREEGIIEMRQGRGAWVRPEANQALVRITELAGQLAAEARKIGLSPQEILRLMESS; from the coding sequence ATGTTGTTCCGCGTCGATCACGCCTCCTCGGTGTCGCTCTCCGACCAGATCGCCCTGCAAGTGCGGGCCGGCATCGTCTCGGGCGAGCTGACACCGGGGGAGCGCCTGCCCGCGGCACGTGACCTGGCGACCGCCCTGCACGTGAACATGCACACGGTGCTCCGTGCGTACGGGCGCCTCCGCGAGGAGGGGATCATCGAGATGCGTCAGGGCCGCGGTGCGTGGGTGCGCCCGGAGGCGAACCAGGCACTCGTGCGGATCACCGAGCTCGCCGGGCAGCTCGCCGCAGAGGCGCGCAAGATCGGTCTGAGCCCGCAGGAGATCCTCCGGCTCATGGAGTCGTCATGA
- a CDS encoding MFS transporter translates to MTVIPVAYLASTFLSLLGNSIAAVALPLIVLQVTGSVLGAGAVAAATAVPAILAGLFAGVIIDRVNRRTASIASDVISALAVAALPVVDLVWGLNLGWFVILGIVGALGDVPGMTARETLLPAIVRHGRWSAERLIGVREALGAIAILLGPALAGVLLVMLDGAGVLWVTAATSFAAALITLLLPRRIGALADSAVSHTNGWSQLREGWRVLAGSRFLVVTTSLSLLSVLVLASMQALILPVYFTLEGEPGLLGLVLSALAAGMLVGGALYAVAGTRGSRRGWFLTGLLGSTAGFALIGALPSVWVVLAGAAVVGLAAGVFNSLIGVLMIERIPEALRGRILGTQNAVLTAAPPVGIVLAAVLTEYAGVDTAAVLLASVWLIALVVGIAARSLRSLEPVTDTDAG, encoded by the coding sequence ATGACCGTCATACCCGTGGCCTACCTGGCCTCCACTTTCCTCTCCCTGCTCGGAAACTCGATCGCCGCCGTCGCTCTGCCGCTCATCGTGCTGCAGGTCACCGGCAGCGTCCTCGGTGCGGGTGCCGTCGCCGCAGCCACCGCGGTTCCCGCCATCCTCGCCGGACTGTTCGCGGGCGTGATCATCGACCGCGTCAACCGGCGCACCGCCTCGATCGCCTCCGACGTCATCTCCGCGCTCGCCGTCGCAGCCCTCCCCGTGGTGGACCTCGTCTGGGGGCTGAACCTCGGATGGTTCGTGATCCTCGGGATCGTCGGTGCCCTCGGCGACGTGCCCGGCATGACGGCACGCGAGACGCTCCTGCCCGCGATCGTGCGCCACGGCCGGTGGAGCGCCGAACGTCTCATCGGGGTGCGGGAAGCGCTCGGAGCGATCGCGATCCTCCTCGGCCCCGCCCTCGCCGGCGTGCTGCTGGTGATGCTCGACGGTGCCGGCGTGCTGTGGGTGACGGCGGCCACTTCCTTCGCCGCCGCGCTCATCACCCTGTTGTTGCCGCGGCGAATCGGTGCGCTCGCCGACAGCGCGGTGTCGCACACGAACGGGTGGTCGCAGCTGCGGGAAGGATGGCGCGTGCTCGCGGGCAGTCGGTTCCTCGTCGTGACGACCTCGCTCAGCCTGCTCTCGGTGCTCGTGCTCGCCTCGATGCAGGCCCTGATTCTCCCGGTTTACTTCACCCTCGAGGGAGAACCCGGTCTCCTCGGCCTCGTGCTCTCCGCGCTCGCTGCCGGGATGCTGGTCGGCGGGGCCCTCTACGCCGTCGCGGGCACGCGCGGGTCGCGCCGGGGGTGGTTCCTCACCGGACTCCTCGGGAGCACGGCGGGGTTCGCGCTGATCGGCGCCCTGCCGTCGGTGTGGGTCGTGCTCGCGGGCGCCGCGGTCGTGGGCCTCGCCGCGGGCGTGTTCAACAGCCTCATCGGCGTGCTCATGATCGAGCGCATCCCGGAGGCGCTGCGCGGCCGCATCCTCGGCACGCAGAATGCGGTGCTGACAGCGGCGCCGCCCGTGGGGATCGTGCTCGCCGCCGTGCTCACCGAGTACGCGGGCGTCGACACGGCTGCCGTGCTGCTTGCGAGCGTGTGGCTGATCGCGCTCGTCGTCGGGATCGCCGCGAGGTCACTGCGTAGCCTGGAACCCGTGACCGACACGGATGCGGGGTGA
- a CDS encoding MerR family transcriptional regulator — protein sequence MRSGELARLAGVTVRALRHYHQEGVLPEPERGSNGYREYRVSDLVRVLRIRRLSAVGVPLDEMTALLDGETADAGALLDSLDAELAAQIDRLAAQRSLIARLRATDAAPDVPPELAPHLAVLAAAGGPADLANMDRDQSVLLAHLAGEEGMPRLTRLYEILSTPALSPLIAEISARFAEIDTDTASAEIDGFIETVVTAFGPIVAEVTDAGGAVDLGPGAGLIDDLVRIQFTPAQRRVLREIERRLS from the coding sequence ATGCGCAGCGGTGAACTCGCGCGCCTCGCCGGCGTCACGGTGCGCGCCCTGCGGCATTACCACCAGGAAGGCGTCCTTCCCGAGCCCGAGCGCGGGAGCAACGGCTACCGCGAGTATCGCGTGAGCGATCTGGTGCGGGTGCTGCGCATCCGTCGTCTGTCGGCGGTCGGCGTCCCGCTCGACGAGATGACCGCGCTGCTCGACGGGGAGACGGCGGATGCGGGTGCCCTCCTCGACTCTCTCGACGCGGAGCTCGCGGCGCAGATCGATCGGCTGGCGGCACAGCGTTCGCTGATCGCGCGGCTGCGCGCGACCGACGCGGCGCCCGACGTTCCCCCCGAGCTCGCCCCTCATCTCGCGGTGCTCGCCGCGGCCGGTGGCCCCGCCGACCTGGCGAACATGGATCGCGATCAGTCCGTGCTCCTCGCCCACCTGGCGGGAGAGGAAGGGATGCCGCGACTCACGCGCCTCTATGAGATCCTCAGCACCCCCGCCCTCAGCCCGCTCATCGCCGAGATCTCGGCACGCTTCGCCGAGATCGACACCGACACCGCATCCGCCGAGATCGACGGGTTCATCGAGACCGTGGTGACAGCTTTCGGTCCGATCGTCGCCGAGGTGACGGATGCCGGCGGCGCCGTCGATCTGGGGCCGGGGGCCGGATTGATCGACGACCTCGTCCGCATCCAGTTCACGCCCGCGCAGCGTCGCGTGCTGCGCGAGATCGAACGCCGCCTGTCCTGA
- a CDS encoding FAD-dependent oxidoreductase, translating into MQNSTDVLVVGAGPAGLSAALMLVRARRTVTVVDAGSGRNRFAEHMHGVLGHEGLAPGELRARGRAEVEGYGGRFVDGTVSHLDADDDGVTVTLTDGVTHRARALIVATGLSDELPDIPGLAERWGRTVLHCPYCHGWEVRGETIGVLTTSPLGAHQAQLLTQWSDDVVVFTAGLGELDPGLRHRLLARGVRLVSSPVIEVRGEGDRIDAVRTADGREVAVSAIFTAGRPVPQDGFLDGLGLVRTEGPMGAMIQVDRLGRTSHPRIWAAGNVVDPSANVPLSMGTASFVGAGVNAALVEEDLDRLAAPAVYWEGRYAGGERMWSGRVNHTVADVAASLSPGTALDLGCGEGGDALWLAEQGWKVTGVDISATAIARATAAAASADLGERARFVRAELPDGIPEGSFDLVTASFLHSPVTLDRIDILRAAASRVASGGHLLVVSHASVPPWSHADAQHADFPDLHEELAALALDASAWETVVAETRPRPVTTPDGTASTIDDGVLLLRRLV; encoded by the coding sequence ATGCAGAACTCCACGGACGTCCTCGTCGTCGGCGCCGGCCCCGCCGGCCTCTCCGCAGCCCTCATGCTCGTGCGCGCCCGCCGCACCGTCACGGTCGTCGACGCCGGGTCGGGCCGCAACCGCTTCGCCGAGCACATGCACGGGGTGCTCGGCCACGAAGGGCTGGCGCCGGGCGAGCTGCGCGCGCGCGGCCGCGCCGAGGTGGAGGGGTACGGAGGCCGGTTCGTCGACGGAACCGTGTCGCACCTCGACGCCGACGACGACGGCGTCACCGTCACGCTCACCGACGGCGTCACGCACCGCGCACGCGCGCTCATCGTGGCCACGGGACTGAGCGACGAGCTTCCCGACATCCCTGGTCTCGCCGAACGGTGGGGCCGGACGGTGCTCCACTGCCCCTACTGCCACGGCTGGGAGGTGCGCGGTGAGACCATCGGTGTGCTGACGACCTCGCCGCTCGGCGCACACCAGGCGCAGCTGCTGACGCAGTGGAGCGACGACGTCGTGGTCTTCACCGCGGGCCTCGGCGAGCTCGATCCCGGGCTCCGCCACCGTCTGCTCGCCCGCGGAGTGCGGCTGGTGAGCTCTCCGGTGATCGAGGTGCGCGGTGAGGGTGACCGGATCGACGCGGTGCGCACCGCCGACGGGCGCGAGGTCGCCGTGTCGGCGATCTTCACCGCGGGTCGCCCTGTTCCGCAGGACGGCTTCCTCGACGGTCTCGGCCTCGTGCGCACGGAGGGCCCGATGGGCGCGATGATCCAGGTCGACCGTCTCGGGCGCACGAGTCACCCGCGCATCTGGGCCGCCGGCAACGTCGTCGACCCGAGCGCGAACGTGCCGCTGTCGATGGGCACCGCATCCTTCGTGGGCGCGGGGGTGAATGCCGCGCTCGTCGAGGAGGATCTTGACCGCCTGGCGGCACCCGCCGTGTACTGGGAAGGCCGGTACGCGGGAGGCGAGCGGATGTGGTCGGGCCGCGTCAATCACACAGTCGCCGATGTGGCGGCATCCCTGTCGCCGGGCACGGCGCTCGATCTGGGCTGCGGCGAGGGAGGCGACGCCCTGTGGCTCGCGGAGCAGGGCTGGAAGGTCACTGGAGTGGACATCAGCGCGACGGCCATCGCTCGGGCCACCGCGGCGGCGGCGAGCGCCGACCTCGGCGAGCGCGCACGCTTCGTGCGGGCGGAGCTTCCGGACGGGATTCCGGAGGGCTCCTTCGATCTCGTGACCGCGTCGTTCCTGCACTCCCCCGTAACGCTGGACCGCATCGACATCCTGCGCGCCGCCGCATCCCGCGTCGCGTCGGGCGGTCACCTGCTCGTGGTGTCGCACGCGTCCGTCCCGCCGTGGTCGCACGCCGATGCGCAGCACGCCGACTTCCCCGACCTGCACGAAGAGCTCGCCGCGCTGGCCCTGGATGCGTCGGCGTGGGAGACCGTCGTCGCTGAGACCCGCCCGCGCCCCGTCACAACCCCCGACGGCACCGCGTCCACGATCGACGACGGCGTTCTCCTCCTCCGGCGGTTGGTGTAG
- a CDS encoding helix-turn-helix transcriptional regulator, with product MASELAETASPSVRAELEDLGMRLRTVRRAKGWTLDDLAARAGLSSSTLSRLESGKRQASLELLLPLVRELGIRIDDLLQPRDQDPRVRRTLIHREGHLVLPLAPEGSPTNAYKITYLPGPEPEQRVHDGFAWFYVLSGRLRLRLGEQDLVLVRGEAAEFDTRTPHAMSAAGGKPVQLISIFHGDGDRIHTHSESV from the coding sequence ATGGCAAGTGAACTTGCAGAAACAGCAAGCCCCTCCGTCCGAGCCGAACTCGAGGACCTCGGGATGCGGTTGCGCACCGTCCGCCGCGCGAAGGGCTGGACGCTCGACGACCTCGCTGCGCGCGCGGGACTCTCCTCGAGCACGCTCTCACGGCTCGAGTCGGGCAAGCGCCAGGCGAGTCTCGAGTTGCTGCTGCCGCTCGTGCGTGAGCTCGGCATCCGCATCGACGACCTGCTGCAGCCGCGCGACCAGGACCCCCGCGTGCGGCGCACCCTCATCCATCGCGAAGGCCACCTCGTCCTCCCGCTCGCACCGGAGGGGTCGCCGACGAACGCGTACAAGATCACGTACCTCCCGGGTCCTGAACCCGAGCAGCGGGTGCACGACGGGTTCGCTTGGTTCTACGTGCTCTCGGGGCGCCTGCGCCTGCGTCTCGGGGAGCAGGACCTCGTGCTCGTGCGCGGTGAAGCGGCCGAGTTCGATACCCGCACGCCGCACGCGATGTCCGCCGCGGGCGGCAAGCCCGTGCAGCTGATCAGCATCTTCCACGGCGACGGCGACCGCATCCACACACACTCCGAGTCCGTATGA
- a CDS encoding formate/nitrite transporter family protein translates to MLTIERALVDVQAPAAEHKVHGLRHPGRFLASGMMAGAYIGVGVVLMVSAAGPLTAAGSGWGKFVSGLVFGVALTLVVFAGGELVTSSMMTLAQGTYLRAIRPGPAIGALFATFGANLAGSVVFGVLVATSGVLHSNAAAGTMLADMLAAKAHEGPVELFVRGALCNLLVCLAIWMCARLSSDGAKLAVIFCAILAFITSGFEHVVANMTTYTIGLATGVPDATWGHFGTNLLWVGLGNLFGGAVLVGLVYWFIGGSPRLAEAAVPQESALSEH, encoded by the coding sequence ATGCTGACTATCGAACGCGCGCTCGTCGACGTGCAGGCACCGGCGGCGGAGCACAAGGTGCACGGCCTGCGGCATCCCGGGCGCTTTCTCGCGTCGGGGATGATGGCCGGTGCCTACATCGGCGTCGGAGTCGTGCTGATGGTCAGCGCCGCGGGGCCGCTGACGGCCGCCGGAAGCGGTTGGGGCAAGTTCGTCAGCGGGCTCGTGTTCGGCGTGGCGCTGACGCTGGTCGTGTTCGCGGGCGGCGAGCTCGTGACCTCCTCGATGATGACGCTCGCGCAGGGCACCTACCTGCGTGCCATACGTCCCGGCCCGGCGATCGGTGCGCTGTTCGCCACCTTCGGCGCCAACCTGGCCGGCTCGGTCGTCTTCGGTGTACTCGTGGCGACCTCGGGTGTGCTGCACAGCAACGCGGCGGCCGGCACGATGCTCGCGGACATGCTGGCGGCGAAGGCGCACGAGGGCCCGGTGGAGCTCTTCGTCCGCGGGGCGCTCTGTAATCTGCTCGTCTGCCTGGCGATCTGGATGTGCGCCCGGCTCAGCTCCGACGGCGCGAAGCTCGCCGTGATCTTCTGCGCCATCCTCGCCTTCATCACCTCGGGGTTCGAGCACGTCGTCGCGAACATGACGACCTACACGATCGGTCTCGCCACCGGCGTACCGGACGCCACCTGGGGACACTTCGGCACGAACCTGCTGTGGGTCGGACTCGGTAACCTGTTCGGCGGCGCCGTGCTCGTGGGTCTGGTGTACTGGTTCATCGGCGGATCGCCACGGCTCGCCGAAGCCGCCGTGCCTCAGGAGTCCGCGCTCAGCGAGCACTGA